The Pantoea vagans genome includes a window with the following:
- the deoA gene encoding thymidine phosphorylase has protein sequence MFLPQEIIRKKRDGLPLTEAEIRFFINGVRDNSVSEGQIAALAMTIYFHDMNLEERVALTMAMRDSGTVLNWQSLNLNGPIVDKHSTGGVGDVTSLMLGPMVAACGGYVPMISGRGLGHTGGTLDKLEAIPSFDIFPSDDRFRQIIKEVGIAIIGQTNSLAPADKRFYATRDITATVDSIPLITASILAKKLAEGLDALVMDVKVGSGAFMPSFEASENLAQAIVGVANGAGCKTTALLTDMNQVLASTAGNALEVREAVQFLTGEARNPRLLEVTMALCSEMLISGKLAENDAEARQKLQQVLDNGKAADVFARMVAAQNGPVDFIERMDHYLPAPTLSKAVYADRAGIVSAMDTRALGMAVVALGGGRQRASDSIDYSVGLSEMTALGTQIDAQRPLAVIHAASEAQWQQAAEAVKAAITLSDTAPAATPVVYRRVSE, from the coding sequence TTGTTCCTGCCACAAGAAATTATTCGAAAAAAACGCGATGGCCTGCCACTGACTGAGGCGGAAATCCGCTTCTTTATTAATGGCGTGCGCGATAACAGCGTATCAGAGGGTCAGATCGCTGCGCTGGCGATGACCATCTATTTCCACGATATGAATCTGGAAGAGCGTGTGGCGTTGACCATGGCAATGCGTGACTCCGGCACCGTGCTCAACTGGCAATCGCTGAATCTCAACGGTCCGATTGTCGATAAACACTCAACCGGCGGCGTGGGTGACGTGACATCGCTGATGCTCGGCCCCATGGTTGCCGCCTGCGGCGGTTATGTGCCGATGATCTCCGGGCGTGGCCTCGGGCATACCGGCGGCACGCTGGATAAGCTGGAAGCGATCCCCAGTTTTGACATCTTCCCGAGCGACGACCGTTTCCGCCAGATCATCAAAGAGGTCGGCATCGCGATTATTGGCCAGACCAACTCACTGGCACCGGCCGATAAACGTTTCTACGCCACGCGTGATATCACCGCCACCGTTGACTCAATCCCGCTGATCACCGCCTCGATCCTTGCCAAAAAACTGGCTGAAGGCCTCGATGCGCTGGTGATGGATGTCAAAGTCGGTTCCGGTGCCTTTATGCCGAGCTTTGAAGCCTCTGAAAATCTGGCGCAGGCGATTGTTGGCGTGGCGAACGGCGCAGGCTGCAAAACCACCGCGCTACTCACCGACATGAATCAGGTGCTGGCTTCAACCGCAGGCAATGCGCTGGAAGTGCGTGAAGCGGTGCAGTTCCTCACTGGCGAAGCGCGCAATCCACGTCTGCTGGAAGTCACCATGGCGCTGTGCTCTGAAATGCTGATCTCCGGCAAACTGGCGGAAAATGACGCTGAAGCGCGGCAAAAACTGCAGCAGGTGCTGGATAACGGCAAAGCGGCAGACGTGTTCGCTCGCATGGTGGCTGCACAAAACGGCCCGGTTGACTTTATCGAACGCATGGACCACTACCTTCCTGCGCCTACGCTCAGCAAAGCGGTGTACGCCGACCGCGCGGGTATTGTCAGTGCGATGGATACACGAGCGCTGGGCATGGCGGTGGTGGCGCTCGGCGGTGGTCGCCAGCGCGCCAGCGACAGTATTGATTACAGCGTGGGCTTAAGTGAGATGACCGCGCTCGGCACGCAGATTGATGCGCAGCGCCCGCTGGCGGTGATTCATGCCGCCTCGGAAGCGCAATGGCAGCAGGCTGCTGAAGCCGTCAAAGCGGCTATCACCTTAAGCGATACTGCGCCTGCGGCAACACCGGTGGTTTATCGCCGCGTCAGCGAGTAA
- the mrdA gene encoding penicillin-binding protein 2 — protein sequence MNFRNFEAEEKLFVRRALVAFALVVICFIILGVNLYRIQVDQHSYYQTRSNENDIKMIPIAPTRGLIYDRNGIPLVRNVTWYDILITPYKIANMQETLKALTPIVDLTPEEIETFEHELKQNSRYKPVELKGELTDEEVARFSVNQFRYTGVTIDTYQDREYPYGADLAHVVGYVSKINDNDFKRLNAEGVGENYAADHNIGKQGIEGYYESLLHGKTGYQEVEVDNHGRIVRVLKEVPPVAGQNIYLTLDLHLQQYVESQLAGQRAAALIEDPRDGSVLAMVSAPSYDPNPFVKGISYKAYKTLLQDKNLPLINRVTQGLYPPASTVKPYMAMSALLSKVITPTTTFFGAPTWTLPGTDRKYRDWKKSGHGMLDVTRAIEESADTFFYQVAFMMGIDRIHTMLSQFGYGKPTGIDLNEEYAGLLPSREWKQKVHKRAWYQGDTVSVGIGQGYWIATPIQMVKALVALLNNGRVINPHLLEKSQRGTVQQPYQPKEPQPQIGDPKSPYWSLVRHAMFGMANAPNGTGYKYFHTAPYGIAAKSGTSQVFSLKQNQVYNAKMIPTRLRDHIFYTAFAPFDAPKVAVALILENGGSEGVTAAPLMRNILDHIFLPPATDPPMQTAQKN from the coding sequence ATGAATTTCCGTAATTTCGAAGCTGAAGAGAAACTGTTTGTCCGCCGTGCGCTTGTCGCTTTTGCTCTGGTCGTCATCTGCTTCATCATTCTTGGCGTCAACCTGTATCGTATTCAGGTGGATCAGCACAGCTATTATCAGACGCGATCCAACGAAAACGACATCAAAATGATCCCCATCGCACCCACGCGCGGGCTGATCTACGATCGCAACGGCATTCCGCTGGTGCGCAATGTCACTTGGTACGACATCCTCATCACGCCTTACAAAATCGCCAACATGCAGGAAACGCTTAAAGCGCTGACGCCGATTGTCGATTTGACGCCAGAAGAGATCGAAACCTTTGAGCATGAGTTGAAACAGAACAGCCGTTATAAGCCGGTAGAGTTGAAAGGCGAACTCACTGACGAAGAGGTGGCGCGTTTTTCCGTTAACCAGTTCCGCTATACCGGCGTCACCATCGATACCTATCAAGACCGTGAATACCCTTACGGTGCCGATCTGGCGCACGTGGTCGGCTATGTTTCCAAGATCAACGACAACGATTTCAAACGCCTGAACGCGGAAGGCGTGGGCGAAAACTACGCGGCGGACCATAACATCGGCAAGCAGGGCATCGAAGGCTATTACGAATCGCTGCTGCATGGCAAAACTGGCTATCAGGAAGTGGAAGTCGATAACCACGGCCGCATCGTGCGCGTGCTGAAAGAAGTGCCGCCCGTCGCCGGACAAAACATCTACCTTACGCTGGATCTGCATTTGCAGCAGTATGTGGAGAGCCAGTTGGCCGGACAGCGAGCAGCGGCATTGATTGAGGACCCGCGCGATGGCAGCGTGTTAGCGATGGTGTCCGCGCCGAGCTACGATCCCAACCCGTTTGTGAAAGGCATCAGTTATAAAGCCTACAAAACGCTGCTGCAGGACAAAAACCTGCCGCTGATCAACCGCGTCACTCAAGGTCTCTATCCACCAGCCTCCACGGTGAAACCCTATATGGCGATGTCGGCGTTATTAAGCAAAGTCATCACCCCGACCACGACGTTCTTCGGGGCACCGACCTGGACCTTGCCAGGGACCGATCGTAAATACCGTGACTGGAAAAAATCGGGCCATGGCATGTTGGATGTTACCCGCGCCATTGAAGAATCCGCGGATACGTTCTTCTATCAGGTGGCGTTTATGATGGGCATCGACCGCATTCACACCATGCTGAGCCAGTTTGGTTACGGCAAACCTACCGGTATCGACCTGAATGAAGAGTACGCGGGCCTGTTGCCAAGCCGCGAGTGGAAGCAGAAAGTGCACAAGCGTGCCTGGTATCAAGGGGATACGGTGTCCGTGGGTATCGGGCAAGGCTACTGGATCGCCACGCCGATTCAGATGGTGAAAGCGTTGGTGGCACTGCTTAACAATGGCCGCGTCATTAACCCGCATCTGCTGGAGAAATCACAGCGCGGTACTGTGCAGCAACCTTATCAACCGAAAGAGCCGCAGCCACAAATTGGCGATCCAAAATCGCCGTACTGGTCGCTGGTGCGTCATGCGATGTTTGGTATGGCAAATGCGCCAAATGGTACAGGTTATAAGTACTTCCATACCGCGCCTTACGGCATTGCGGCGAAGTCCGGGACCTCTCAGGTCTTCAGCCTGAAACAGAACCAGGTGTATAACGCCAAGATGATTCCCACGCGCCTGCGTGACCACATTTTCTATACCGCTTTTGCACCCTTTGATGCGCCGAAAGTGGCGGTGGCGTTAATTCTGGAAAACGGGGGAAGTGAAGGGGTGACGGCGGCTCCGCTGATGCGCAATATCCTTGACCATATCTTCCTGCCGCCAGCGACCGATCCCCCAATGCAAACGGCGCAGAAAAATTAG
- the deoD gene encoding purine-nucleoside phosphorylase produces MATPHINAEMGDFADVVLMPGDPLRAKHIAETFLEDAVEVNNVRGMLGYTGTYKGRKISVMGHGMGIPSCSIYTKELITDFGVKKIIRVGSCGAVREDVKLRDVVIGLGACTDSKVNRMRFKDHDFAAIADFDMVRNAVDAAKALGVDARVGNIFSADLFYTPDPQMFDVMEKYGILGVEMEAAGIYGVAAEFGAKALTICTVSDHIRTHEQTTAAERQTTFNDMIKIALESVLLGD; encoded by the coding sequence ATGGCAACGCCTCATATTAATGCAGAAATGGGTGATTTCGCAGACGTCGTACTGATGCCGGGCGATCCGCTGCGCGCGAAGCACATCGCAGAAACCTTCCTGGAAGATGCGGTTGAAGTGAACAACGTGCGCGGCATGCTGGGTTACACCGGGACGTACAAAGGCCGTAAGATTTCAGTGATGGGTCACGGTATGGGCATTCCTTCTTGCTCAATCTACACCAAAGAGCTGATCACCGATTTCGGCGTGAAAAAAATCATCCGTGTTGGCTCCTGCGGCGCGGTGCGTGAAGATGTGAAACTGCGTGATGTGGTGATTGGTCTGGGTGCCTGCACCGATTCCAAAGTGAACCGTATGCGTTTCAAGGATCACGATTTCGCGGCGATTGCCGATTTCGATATGGTGCGCAACGCGGTTGACGCGGCAAAAGCACTGGGTGTCGATGCTCGCGTGGGTAACATCTTCTCCGCTGATCTGTTCTACACGCCAGATCCGCAGATGTTCGACGTGATGGAAAAGTACGGCATTCTGGGCGTGGAGATGGAAGCGGCCGGTATTTACGGTGTGGCAGCAGAGTTCGGTGCTAAAGCGCTGACTATCTGTACGGTGTCGGACCATATCCGTACCCATGAGCAGACCACTGCGGCAGAGCGCCAGACCACCTTCAACGATATGATTAAGATCGCGCTGGAGTCGGTGCTGCTGGGAGACTGA
- the deoB gene encoding phosphopentomutase, with product MKRAFIMVLDSFGIGSSKDADKFGDEGSDTLGHIAEACFEGRANTGREGPLHLPNLTALGLGKAAELSTGRFPPGLDANAEIIGAYAYASELSSGKDTPSGHWEIAGVPVLFDWGYFSDKENSFPQELLDVLVKRADLPGYLGNCHSSGTVLLDQLGEEHMKSGKPIFYTSADSVFQIACHEETFGLDRLYKLCEIAREELTNGGYNIGRVIARPFVGDKAGNFERTGNRHDLAVEPPAPTMLKKLVDEKGGEVISVGKIADIYAEQGITQKVKATGLDALFNATIEQMKKAPDNSIVFTNFVDFDSTWGHRRDIAGYAGGLEFFDRRLPELMALVKEGDILILTADHGCDPSWQGTEHTREHIPILIYGPNVKPGSLGYRDTFADIGQTIATYFGLSSMDYGKSLL from the coding sequence ATGAAACGTGCTTTTATTATGGTTCTCGACTCCTTTGGGATCGGCTCCAGCAAAGACGCCGATAAATTCGGTGATGAAGGATCGGATACGCTCGGCCATATCGCCGAAGCGTGCTTCGAAGGCCGCGCCAATACTGGTCGCGAAGGCCCGCTGCATCTGCCTAACCTGACCGCACTCGGTCTGGGGAAAGCGGCTGAACTCTCTACCGGTCGCTTCCCGCCGGGTCTGGACGCCAATGCGGAAATCATTGGTGCCTATGCCTACGCCAGCGAGCTGTCGTCGGGCAAAGACACGCCGTCAGGCCACTGGGAAATCGCCGGTGTGCCGGTGCTGTTTGACTGGGGCTACTTCAGCGACAAAGAGAACAGCTTCCCACAGGAACTTCTCGATGTGTTGGTGAAACGCGCCGATCTGCCGGGTTATCTCGGTAACTGCCACTCATCCGGTACAGTGCTCCTCGACCAGTTGGGCGAGGAGCACATGAAATCCGGCAAGCCGATTTTCTACACCTCGGCTGACTCGGTATTCCAGATTGCCTGCCACGAAGAGACCTTTGGTCTCGATCGTCTGTATAAGCTGTGTGAAATCGCCCGTGAAGAGCTGACCAACGGCGGCTACAACATCGGCCGTGTGATTGCGCGTCCGTTTGTCGGTGACAAAGCGGGCAACTTCGAACGTACCGGTAATCGCCACGATTTAGCGGTGGAACCGCCTGCGCCAACTATGCTGAAAAAGCTGGTGGACGAGAAGGGCGGCGAAGTGATCTCCGTTGGCAAGATTGCGGATATCTACGCCGAGCAAGGCATCACCCAGAAGGTGAAAGCCACCGGTCTGGATGCGCTGTTCAACGCCACCATTGAGCAGATGAAGAAAGCGCCAGACAATTCCATTGTGTTCACCAACTTCGTTGATTTTGACTCAACCTGGGGTCATCGTCGCGATATCGCGGGTTATGCTGGTGGGCTGGAGTTCTTCGACCGTCGTTTGCCTGAGCTGATGGCGCTGGTGAAAGAGGGGGATATTTTGATCCTCACTGCCGACCACGGTTGTGACCCAAGCTGGCAAGGCACTGAGCACACGCGCGAGCACATTCCGATTCTGATTTACGGTCCGAACGTGAAGCCGGGATCGCTGGGTTACCGCGATACTTTCGCTGATATCGGTCAGACCATTGCGACCTATTTTGGCCTGTCCAGCATGGACTACGGTAAAAGCCTGCTGTAA